The DNA region GCGGCCCCGCCCTTGAGGGCGGCCTGCAACATCGTCAGCTCGTAGTGGTCCGTGAAGAGCGCGGTGGAGGGAACATCAACCGGCAGCCCTAGGTCCGCTGCGTTCACTTAGGGTCTCCTCGCGATGACACAGGGGGCACCCCCAGGTCGGCCGGGGGTCCGGGGGTTGGCCCCCGGGAATTGCGGCATGGCAAGGGATGGTACCCCCTATCTCGTCACTCTGACGATTTGTGGGGCTCGTTTGGCCGGGCACCCACCTGTGGTGGCAGCATGGGCCGTGTGACGGCTCCCGCACCCCTAGAGACCGAAAAAACCGAGTCGGCGGAGGAGGTCTTCGCCGTACCCGAGCCCGACGTCCCCTGGGTGACCATCGTCCACAACGACCCGGTCAACCTGATGAGCTACGTGACCTACGTCTTCCAGTCGTACTTCGGCTACTCGAAGGACAAGGCCACCAAGCTGATGCTCGACGTCCACCACAAGGGCCGGGCCGTGGTCTCCAGCGGCACGCGTGAGGAGATGGAACGCGACGTACAGGCCATGCACGGCTACGGTCTGTGGGCCACCCTCCAGCACGACCGGAAATAGACCGGAAGCAGACCGGCGAAACACAGCCCGACCGGCAGTTGCCCGACGCCCGCGCAGTACTGGAAGTAGCGACGCACCTGATGCCAGGACACTTCGAACCGCTCCCCGGCGGCGGCGCGGCCGTCGCCCTCGACGAGGTCGAGATCTCCATCATCCGCTCCCTCGCCGTACAGCTCCTGGAACTCATCGGACCGGGACCGGGCGAGGACGCCTCCGACGACCCGCTCGCCGAGCTGTTCGCGGAGGGCCCGAGCGAACCGCCCTCCGATCCCGTGCTGAAACGGCTCTTCCCCGACGCGTACAGCGGACCCGACGTCGAGGCCGACTCGCGCGAGCAGGCCGAGGAGCAGCGCGCGTACTCGGCGGAGTTCCGCCGCTTCACCGAGAACGACCTGCGCGCCGCCAAGCGCGAGAACGCGCTCACGGTGATCCGATCCCTGGACACGCTCTCGGCCGTGGGGGAGGGCGGCGCGGTCCTCAAGCTGTCCGCCGAGGAGTCCGAGCAGTGGCTGCGTGCCCTCAACGACCTGCGCTTGGCCATCGGATCCCGCCTCGACGTCGTCGACGAGGAGGACACCGACCTCCTCTACCGGCTGCCGGACGAGGACCCGCGCAAGCCGATGGTGATGGCGTATCTGTGGCTGGGCGGGCTCCAGGAGACGTTGGTTGAAACGTTGATGTCCTGACATATTTCGTTCGCTCAGCGGACGCTCAAATCCGAATAACGATCCCGTCACCGTGACCGCGTCCTATGGGGCGCGGTCTGACTTTTGTCCGGTTCTCCCTGTGGTGTGCGCTACACGCGCCTCAGGTGATCAGTGTTGCGGCCGTGATAAATCTTCACGACCGCCCGGCGGGACGCCACCCATGTCCCCGTCGGGTGCGCCACCGGCCGGCGGATCGCCGACCAGGCACGAGCAGGCTCGGGGAGCCTGCTCCGCTCCATTCAATCCGGGGGGATCGGGACCCGATCCGGAGCCGACGACGGCTCGGATCGGCATGGAGAAAGGCGCATCAGACATGACCTCGGTGCAGGTCGGCAAGAACGACGACGGGCACGACCGCCAAGGTGTCGTGGGCAGCGAAGCCCCCGAAGAGGGTTACGAACGCGGCCTCAACAGCCGTCAGGTCCAGATGATCGCGATCGGCGGCGCCATCGGCGTCGGCCTCTTCCTGGGGGCCGGGGCGAACATCGCCAAGGCGGGCCCCAGCCTCATCCTCATGTACGCCCTCGCGGGCGTCATCATCTTCTTCATCATGCGGGCCCTCGGAGAGCTCCTGCTCTACCGCCCGGTCTCGGGCTCCTTCGCGGAGTACTCCCGCGAGTTCCTCGGCCCGTTCTTCGGCTACTTCACCGGCTGGACGTACTGGCTGATGTGGGTCGTCACCGGCATGGCGGAACTCACCGCCGCCGCGATCTACGTCAACTACTGGTTCCCGCAGATCCCGCAGTGGGTCACGGCCCTGGTCTTCCTGCTGGTCCTCTTCGGAGCCAACCTGATCTCGGTGAAGCTCTTCGGCGAGATCGAGTTCTGGTTCTCGATGGTCAAGGTCACCGCCCTCATCGGCATGATCGTGATCGGCCTGGGCGTCCTCACCTTCGGCTTCAGCTCCGCGGGCGACTCGGCGGCCGTCTCCAACCTCTGGGCCTTCGACGGCTTCTTCCCCAAGGGCATCGGCTCGTCCCTGATGACCCTGCAGGGCGTGATGTTCGCGTACCTCGCCGTCGAGCTCGTCGGCGTCACCGCCGGTGAGTCCGAGAACCCCGAGAAGACCCTCCCCAAGGCGATCAACACCCTGCCCTGGCGCATCGCCCTCTTCTACGTCGGCGCCCTCACCGTCATCCTCTGCGTCGTGAAGTGGACCGAGTTCGCACCAGGAGTGAGCCCCTTCGTGGAGGCCTTCGCGAAGATCGGCATCCCGGCGGGCGCGGGCATCGTGAACTTCGTCGTCCTGACGGCGGCCCTGTCCTCCTGCAACTCCGGCATGTACTCCACGGGCCGCATGCTGCGCACCCTGGCGGACAACGGCGAGGCCCCCAGGATCTTCAACAAGCTGTCCTCCACCAAGACGCCCGCGCTCGGCATCACCGTCTCCATGCTCTTCATGGGCATCGGCGTGATTCTGAACTACATCGTCCCGGAGAAGGCCTTCGGCTACGTCACCTCGGTGGCCACCGCGGCCGGCATCTGGACCTGGCTGATGATCCTGGCCAGCCACATCCTGTACCGCCGCGCGGTCGACGCCGGGCGGCTGCCCGCCTCGTCCTTCCCGGCCCCGGGCGGCTCGAAGCTCAGCTGGGTCGCGGTCGTGTTCCTGCTCTTCGTCACCTGCCTCATCGCGTACGACGCCGACTCCCGAGTCTGCCTCTACGTGATGGCCGGCTGGGCGGCGGCACTGGGCATCGGCTGGGCCGTACTGAAGTCGCGGAACCCGGAGGTCACGGAGCGCCGCGACCCCGAGT from Streptomyces sp. NBC_00258 includes:
- the clpS gene encoding ATP-dependent Clp protease adapter ClpS; this encodes MGRVTAPAPLETEKTESAEEVFAVPEPDVPWVTIVHNDPVNLMSYVTYVFQSYFGYSKDKATKLMLDVHHKGRAVVSSGTREEMERDVQAMHGYGLWATLQHDRK
- a CDS encoding DUF2017 domain-containing protein, which codes for MPGHFEPLPGGGAAVALDEVEISIIRSLAVQLLELIGPGPGEDASDDPLAELFAEGPSEPPSDPVLKRLFPDAYSGPDVEADSREQAEEQRAYSAEFRRFTENDLRAAKRENALTVIRSLDTLSAVGEGGAVLKLSAEESEQWLRALNDLRLAIGSRLDVVDEEDTDLLYRLPDEDPRKPMVMAYLWLGGLQETLVETLMS
- a CDS encoding amino acid permease, whose translation is MTSVQVGKNDDGHDRQGVVGSEAPEEGYERGLNSRQVQMIAIGGAIGVGLFLGAGANIAKAGPSLILMYALAGVIIFFIMRALGELLLYRPVSGSFAEYSREFLGPFFGYFTGWTYWLMWVVTGMAELTAAAIYVNYWFPQIPQWVTALVFLLVLFGANLISVKLFGEIEFWFSMVKVTALIGMIVIGLGVLTFGFSSAGDSAAVSNLWAFDGFFPKGIGSSLMTLQGVMFAYLAVELVGVTAGESENPEKTLPKAINTLPWRIALFYVGALTVILCVVKWTEFAPGVSPFVEAFAKIGIPAGAGIVNFVVLTAALSSCNSGMYSTGRMLRTLADNGEAPRIFNKLSSTKTPALGITVSMLFMGIGVILNYIVPEKAFGYVTSVATAAGIWTWLMILASHILYRRAVDAGRLPASSFPAPGGSKLSWVAVVFLLFVTCLIAYDADSRVCLYVMAGWAAALGIGWAVLKSRNPEVTERRDPEFEKIG